The following is a genomic window from Hydrogenobaculum sp. Y04AAS1.
TAAGATAAAAGATTATGAAGTTAAGCTTCTTGATACCAGAAAAACCACACCAGGATATAGGTTTTTTGAAAAATACGCCGTTAGGACAGGAGCTGGCACTAACCATAGGTTTGCCCTTTACGATATGGTGCTCATAAAAGATAACCATATAAACCTATACGGTAGCATATCAAAAGCGGTACAAGAAATAAGAAAAAACTTATCTATGGCTTACAAAGTAGAGGTGGAGGTAAGCAACTTTGAGCAACTTGAAGAAGCCCTCAACTTAGATATAGATATGATACTGCTTGATAATTTTGGCGTAGAAGATGCCAAAAAAGCAATAGAGCTTATAAGGAAAAGATCTTCTATAAAGATAGAGCTCTCAGGTGAAATAAACAAAGACAATATAGAAACCTATGCCAAGACAAGACCTGATTATATATCCTCTGGAGCTATCATACACTCCTCTAAATGGCTAAACGCCAGTATGGATATAACAATATAATTATCTCTTATAAAAATATTTTATTTTCTTCTTACATATATCTTGACATACGCATCTTTAGTGATATAATAGTAATTTGAAAACATGTAAAGGAGGTTTACCATGACAAAAACAGAATTAGTTAGTTATGTGGCTCAGCAAGCTGACATAACAAAGGCAAAGGCTGAAAAATGTGTTAACGCTGTATTTTCTGCATTGGCAGAAAGCCTAAAGAAGAAAGAGAGAACCACAATACCGGGCTTTGGTACTTTTACAGTAAGCACCAGAAAAGCCAGAACCGGCAGAAACCCAAAAACTGGCCAAGAGATAAAAATACCAGCCAGAACTACCGCCGTTTGGAGACCCTCTAAAGAGCTAAAGAAATTAGGTTAACTAAATTAGGGGCGGTGCTTTATGCACCGCTTCCTTATAAAGGACAAGAGCAAAAACAGTGAAAAAAGATTTAACAAACCTTATAAAAAGCGAAGATCTCTACCAGTCCAATGATTTCTTAAGCGAAAGAACAGCTGCTAATTATGTGGCAAAATACCTTATAAGCTATATAACCATAGAACTTCAAAACCTACCAAAAGAACATTGGGAAAAAACGTTAAAAACATGGTTAAAAATAATAGCTTTAGCTAAAAGCCTACAAAACAACATGCAAAGGAGTATGTTTTATCAAGAGAACAAGTTTGACATGGTAATGGAAGGTATCACAGAAGATGTGATACACACAATAAACGGCTTTCAATCTATAAACTTGCTTTCTAAAGACTTCAAACCTTATGAGCTTATAAAAAAATCCCTTGAAATCATCGTAAAATATCAAAAACATCAAGAATACCAACTCTTTGAAGAACCGTTTAAGTATCTATGCCAAATCTTTGATGTTAAAACCTAAAAAAACATTCGGTCAAAACTTCTTAAAATCAAAAAATATAGCACACTCCATAGTAGAGCTTTTAGATGTAAAAGAAGATGATACAGTCATAGAAATAGGTCCTGGGCTTGGGGCATTGACAGAGTTTTTATATCAAAAGCCAAAAAAAGAGCTTATATTGGTAGAACTTGACAAAGATATTTTTGGGCTTTTAGAAAAGAAGTATAAAAATGCTACGCTTTTAAACGAAGACGCTTCTTTGGTAGATCTATCAAGCTATAAAAATCTCAAGATCATAGGAAACCTTCCTTACAACATGTATGCAAGCATACTTATAAATATGATAAATCAAGAAAAGCATATATCAAAGATGGTTTTTATGCTTCAAAAAGAAGTGGGAGAAAGACTTATAACAGATTCCAAAGATAAATCTTGGCTTTGGGCATATGCCAACACTTACTTTAATATACATTACGCTTTTAGTGTACCAGGGAGGTTCTTTGAGCCTGTGCCAAAAGTGACCTCTTGTGTTTTGGTTTTTGATAAAAAAGAAGATACTCCTTCTTTTGAAAAACAAAATTATATGGATTTTTTAAAAAAGATGTTTTCCAACAGAAGAAAGATGCTAAAACACAAATTAAATAATATCGAAGATAAATACGCTCTAAAAAGAGTAGAAGAGCTTTCTTTAGAAGATATAAAATATATTTACAATACGCTTTCGTGTTTTAACAAAAACATCTTTACATCCACACCGGCGTTGTAACCACCTATGTAATTTTTATCTTTATAAAAGCCGTTAAACACTACCCTATGACAAGGTATAAATATAGGAAGAGGGTTTAATTTCATAGCGGTGGCTATAGTCCTTTGATGAAGGTTTAGCTTAGCACCAAGCTCTTTGTAGCTTACAACATTTCCAAAAGTTATATTATTTTTAAGATACATATAAATATCTTTGTATCTATCTGGTATATAAAAGATATCTTTATTTTCTATATCTTTTTTTTCTATGAAGTATATATCAAATATATCTTTTATATCCTTTGGTATATGCTCTTTTTCATCGGATATAAAAGGTTTTATATAAAAAATCTTACCGTTTTTTATATATATGTATAGGTTAAAGTTCTGATACTTGTAAACAAACATAATTTATAAAATAAAGCGGGCTTTTAGACCCGCCAAAGGACAAAGCTATGAAAAGCATAAAATCCCCCGTCCACTTTATCGTGGCGGGGATTAAAAACTTAAAATACGGTTCTTAAAGCAAGTGTCCAGTCTGTGAAGTTTTTGAGCTGATTATTGCTATTTGCGGTAGCAGTCTTCAAATCACCATTTGGATTTACTATTTGAGCACCCAAAGATATGTTTGCATTTTCACCATCTATATAGTAGTTAAAGAATATATCTGTCATAGATACTTTAGCATCTACAAAACCACTACCGTTGGGGTTGGCATAGTAATTTTTATTTTCATCTTGTTCATATCTTAAAACCAAAGCTGGTTTTCCTATACCTACATATCTATCGTATAAAAGCTGTGTTTGTAAATAATACCCTTGGGCTTCTGGTTGAGCTACATCACCGTTATTGTCTTCTGCATATCCTAAATCCTTTTGGTCAAGCCATGCAGCTTGGAAGTTTGGCACAAAATCCCCAAACTTTTGTTCCCACAATACATCAAACGTATAGGCTTTTGCTGTGGTGGAAGATGAAGCACCAGGTAAATTTAATCCAGAAAAAGAACAAGTGTTTGTAGCACCTGTAGTAGCGTTTGTTCCACATTCTATCTTTTGTTGTTGATAGGCAAAAGCAAATGTCAATGTGTTTTGTTTGCCAAGGAACGTATCTTCATCTACATAACCAGGTGTACCTTTGTATCCAAGCATTGTAGGTGTAAACTCTATTCTAAAACCATATTTTAGATTGCTGTTACCGTTTTTACCAGCTTCATAATCGTATTTACCATTACCAGCCATGAGGTAGTACTTTATCATGGCATCTTTACCTATATCACCCCAAAGGGCTATACCAGCATCCCGAAAAGAGTTACCCACATCAGAACCAAGCGTAAATGGAACAAGAGGGTTTATGAAAGGTTTACTGTTTAAAATGTCAGTGCTCCCCAACAAATTCCCACCATCAGTGTTTATCTCAGATATACCTGGGTTATAGTTCTCAAGTGGTACTATGAAAGAGTACAAATCACCAAGAGCTACCCTTGACCATGGGTCTAAGAAAAGACCAGCCATAACTTGAGCTTGTGGCATAAACTTAAAGTTTATAAAAGCATCTTTTATACCAGAAAAAGCCTTAGAACTTGAAGTACCTATACCACCAGTATGAGCTCTTGCAGAACCATCTGGAGCTAAAGCTGTGTTGTCTGCAAAATCAATGTTTGCGCCAAATTGGACTATTGGGTTTATTTGGCCTGAAAAATAAAGCCTTGCGTTTTCCACCGAGAAGTTGGTGCTGCTGTGGTCGTTGGTGGTAACGGCACCGTTGTTTTGAGCCCAGATAGCAAGCTTAAGACCTACGTTTGCAAACTCGTTGTCGTTTGCTTTTAATAAGATAGCATCGGCGCTATGAAGGGGTATCATAGCCATACCAAAAACCGATAGAGCTAGTAATAGCTTCTTTTTCATACAAACCTCCTTAAGTTTTGATGCTTTTATTATAAAAAAGAATTGTTAATTTTTCATTAAGATTTCATTTTTCTTTTATAAGGTATATTAATTTGTTTATATATTTAGATGCTCTAACTTTTCTTTAAGAAGCTCTATATCATCTTCTTCGGAAAGCCCAAGATGTTCTAAGAGTTTTCCTATACTTACCCATTTTTTTAGGACCATACCTTGGGTGATAAGCCTATCAAAAGGCTCTATATGGTCTATAAGGCCTATATCGTATAAAAACTTTTCAAAAAACCTCGAATAAAGAAGATGAAGCACCGCATGCTCTATACCGCCTATATATATATCCACATTCATCCATCTATTGGCTATATCTTTATCAAAGGGAAGCTTGTGGTTTTTTGGATCTGTGAACCTCAAAAAATACCAAGAGGAATCAAAAAACGTATCCATAGTGTCTGTTTCTCTTCTTGCTTTGGCACCGCATTTTGGACATGTAGTATTTACAAAGCTCTCAGATTGTTCTAAAGGGTTTCCGTATCCTGTGAAGTTTACATCCTTTGGAAGAAGCACCGGCAAATCTTCGTAAGGCACAGGCACTATACCGCAGTTTTGACAGTGTATCATAGGTATAGGGGTTCCCCAGTAGCGCTGTCTTGATACATTCCAATCTTTTATCTTGTAAGAGATTTTTTTGGTGGCTAAGTTTTTGGCTTTTAAAAACTCTAAAATTTTTTCTTTTGCCTCATCGGAAGAAAGTCCATCAAAATCTCCAGAGTTTATAAGAATACCCTTTTCTTCGTAAGCTTTTTCATCAAAATCATGGTTGTCGTTTTGGGGTTTAACAACAGGTATTATATCAAGCTTGTAAGCTTTGGCAAAATCAAAGTCCCTTTGATCGTGAGCGGGCACTGCCATTATGGCACCTGTTCCATATTCAAAGAGGATATAATTTGCCACGTATATGGGTATTTTCTTGCCGTTGGCAGGATTTATGGCGTATAGGCCTGTAAAAACTCCTTCTTTAACAGATGCGGTACCCCTTTCTCTTGTAGATATATGAGACATTTTTTGTAAGAAATCTTTTACGGCTTGGTTTTCTTTGGATACCTCTTTAGCCAGTGGATGTTCTGGGGCTATAGCCATAAAACTAACCCCAAATATCGTATCTATACGTGTGGTAAAAATTTCCAAATATTCAAAATCTTTTAGCTTTGTTTCCAATGGAAACTTTACCAAAGCCCCTTCGCTTTTTCCTATCCAGTTTCTTTGCTGCATAATTACTTTTTGAGGCCATTTTCCTTCTAAAAGCTCCAAATCTTTTAAAAGCCTTTCAGCGTAATCTGTAACCTTTATATACCAAGAGGGAATTTCTTTTTGGACAATAAGAGTACCACATCGCCAGCATTTACCATCTATTACCTGCTCGTTGGCAAGCACCGTTTGATCGTGAGGACACCAGTTCACAGTGGCGGTTTTCCTATAAACTACGCCTTTTTCATACATCTTTAAAAAAATCCACTGATTCCATTTATAATAATCTGGATTGCAAGTGGCAATTTCTCTATCCCAATCGTAAGAAAAACCAAGAGATTTTAACTGAGCCCTCATATAATCTATGTTTTGATAAGTCCAGATATCAGGTCTTAAGTTGTTTTTTATAGCGGCGTTTTCGGCGGGCAGTCCAAAAGCATCCCATCCCATCGGATGAAGCACGTTATGTCCTTCCATTCTTTTGATACGGGCTATAGCATCTCCTATTGTGTAGTTTCTTACATGCCCCATGTGTATTTTTCCAGATGGATATGGAAACATCTCAAGTACGTAAAATTTGTTTATGGGTTCTTGGGTTTTAGATTCTTTTTCCCAGCGTTCTTGCCACTTTTTTTCTATGCTTTTAAAATCCATATTAATAATCAAAAAGCATCGCTTTTGCCACTTCTTTTGCCTTTTCTTTTGAAGTTAATTTTTCTAAAAGCCTAAAACCAAAAACCATAGCCGTAGCTGGACCTCTACTGCTTATAATATTTTCATCTTCTACCACAGATTCTTCTTTGTATAGATGTTCGTTAAACTCAAGCTTCACAGATGGATGAGAGGTAATATGCTTATTTTCCACCACACCAGCATTTTTTAGCACCAAAGGACCTGCGCATATAGCGCTAACATATTTTTTCTTAGCATTCATTTGATTTATAAGGTTTTTTACTTCTTCACTTTTTTTGAGATTTTCAACACCTATCATACCACCAGGGATTATGATCATATCGAGGTTATCTACATCCTTTAGCTCATCTATGGTTACATCAACTTCAATTTTTACATTTCTGGCACTTGGTATGACTTTATCTTTTACACCTACTATCAAGACTTCTACACCGCCTCTTCTTAATATATCTATGGGGGCTATAGCTTCTACTTCTTCAAAACCAGGTGCCAACAACACAGCTACTTTTGCCATCATTCCCTCCTTTTTATATCAAACTTCACTTCTTTTGCCCACTCAGGTCTTCTGTTTAACCAACTCATCATATTTTCCAAAGACCTTGAATAGCAAACCTCACACATCAAAGTCCCGTCATCCATTATCTTAGAGTTATCATCACAGCATTCGGTTATGTTCCAGAATTCGTAGTTATCGTGAAGTATAAGTTTACCGCAGTTTTTACACTGGTATAGTTTATAGTTTTTGGCTTTTAGTATCTCATCAAAATTATCGTTGGTAACATCTTGCTCAAATATATTTGATAAAAACTCCAATTGCTCTTTTGAAAATTCCATAAACGCTATATTAAGCCACTTCTTCGTGGGCTTCCGCCATCACCATTTTTATGGCGTTTCTTTTTAGCATATCAGAGCATACGTATACGCAAAGAGCACATCCTTTGCATCTATTTGTAATCACATAAGCGTGATGTTCATCATCAGAGTACATAAGGGTGTTTGGTTCTGGACAAAAAAGCGTGCATTGTTTGCAGTTGTATTTGCTGCATTCGTCATTTATAACCTTAGCTACATAATACATATCAAGCCTCCTTTGAAAATGAGATAGTTATATATTATAACATTTGTTTGGTGTGTCAATATGTCTTTTGATAGTATAAGCTTTTTTTGAGCTTTTTATAAGAATATTTTTGCGTTGTGCCTTTATTTATGGTTTATAATTATATTCTAATACTTATGGAGGTATAGTCTATGCTGCATGCATTTTTTGCAATGTTTACCGGCGTTTACGCTCTAACGGCTTTTACAACTTATCTTCTTGTGTTTACAATCCTTAAGAAAAAACCAGTTATGATGTTTGGTCTTACAAATCATGGTTTATCGGTGATTTTTGGTATCTTGGCGGTGCTTACTGGTTTTGGTGCCGAGAGAATATCCTATGTGATGGTGAAAGCCCCGGCGCTTTTTGTATTTTTACACAAATGGATTGCCATATTTACAGCTCTTTACATAATAGGTACTTTCATATATCTTTGGGTAAAACAAGAAGATGCCGGTAAATTAAAAGGTATAGCTATAGCTGTAACAGGTTTATTTTTCTGTCTTTTTACGGTATTTTTAGGGCTTGATATCATATTTGATTTTGTAGCAAGATAATATATTAAATTAAATGAGTATATTAGAACATATAAACAGCGTATTGGATTTAAAAGAGCTTTCAAAAGAAGAACTAAAGCTTTTAGCCGAAGAAATCAGAGAGTTTATCATAGATGTAACATCCAAAAACGGAGGTCATGTGGCTCCTGGTCTTGGTACTGTAGAACTTACCATAGCACTTTTGAGGGTTTTTGATGTTCCAAAAGATGTTGTGGTTTGGGATATAGGGCATCAAGCTTACCCTTGGAAAATACTAACAGATAGGAAAGAGGTATTTCATACACTTAGAAAAAAAGGTGGTATATCTGGGTTCTTAAGAATAGAAGAGAGCTTATACGATGCTTTTGGGGCTGGGCATAGCTCTACTTCCATATCGGCAGCGGAAGGTTTTAGAGTGGCAAAAGACCTATTAAAAGACGATTCTTATGTAGTAGCCGTTATAGGGGACGGTGCCATGACCGCAGGCATGGTATATGAAGCTTTAAACAACATAGGACATCTTCATCATAACAAACTTAT
Proteins encoded in this region:
- the rsmA gene encoding 16S rRNA (adenine(1518)-N(6)/adenine(1519)-N(6))-dimethyltransferase RsmA, giving the protein MKNRLSIYAKSLMLKPKKTFGQNFLKSKNIAHSIVELLDVKEDDTVIEIGPGLGALTEFLYQKPKKELILVELDKDIFGLLEKKYKNATLLNEDASLVDLSSYKNLKIIGNLPYNMYASILINMINQEKHISKMVFMLQKEVGERLITDSKDKSWLWAYANTYFNIHYAFSVPGRFFEPVPKVTSCVLVFDKKEDTPSFEKQNYMDFLKKMFSNRRKMLKHKLNNIEDKYALKRVEELSLEDIKYIYNTLSCFNKNIFTSTPAL
- a CDS encoding DJ-1 family glyoxalase III; amino-acid sequence: MAKVAVLLAPGFEEVEAIAPIDILRRGGVEVLIVGVKDKVIPSARNVKIEVDVTIDELKDVDNLDMIIIPGGMIGVENLKKSEEVKNLINQMNAKKKYVSAICAGPLVLKNAGVVENKHITSHPSVKLEFNEHLYKEESVVEDENIISSRGPATAMVFGFRLLEKLTSKEKAKEVAKAMLFDY
- a CDS encoding ferredoxin oxidoreductase; the protein is MYYVAKVINDECSKYNCKQCTLFCPEPNTLMYSDDEHHAYVITNRCKGCALCVYVCSDMLKRNAIKMVMAEAHEEVA
- the leuS gene encoding leucine--tRNA ligase translates to MDFKSIEKKWQERWEKESKTQEPINKFYVLEMFPYPSGKIHMGHVRNYTIGDAIARIKRMEGHNVLHPMGWDAFGLPAENAAIKNNLRPDIWTYQNIDYMRAQLKSLGFSYDWDREIATCNPDYYKWNQWIFLKMYEKGVVYRKTATVNWCPHDQTVLANEQVIDGKCWRCGTLIVQKEIPSWYIKVTDYAERLLKDLELLEGKWPQKVIMQQRNWIGKSEGALVKFPLETKLKDFEYLEIFTTRIDTIFGVSFMAIAPEHPLAKEVSKENQAVKDFLQKMSHISTRERGTASVKEGVFTGLYAINPANGKKIPIYVANYILFEYGTGAIMAVPAHDQRDFDFAKAYKLDIIPVVKPQNDNHDFDEKAYEEKGILINSGDFDGLSSDEAKEKILEFLKAKNLATKKISYKIKDWNVSRQRYWGTPIPMIHCQNCGIVPVPYEDLPVLLPKDVNFTGYGNPLEQSESFVNTTCPKCGAKARRETDTMDTFFDSSWYFLRFTDPKNHKLPFDKDIANRWMNVDIYIGGIEHAVLHLLYSRFFEKFLYDIGLIDHIEPFDRLITQGMVLKKWVSIGKLLEHLGLSEEDDIELLKEKLEHLNI
- a CDS encoding HU family DNA-binding protein; the encoded protein is MTKTELVSYVAQQADITKAKAEKCVNAVFSALAESLKKKERTTIPGFGTFTVSTRKARTGRNPKTGQEIKIPARTTAVWRPSKELKKLG
- a CDS encoding MGMT family protein, with protein sequence MFVYKYQNFNLYIYIKNGKIFYIKPFISDEKEHIPKDIKDIFDIYFIEKKDIENKDIFYIPDRYKDIYMYLKNNITFGNVVSYKELGAKLNLHQRTIATAMKLNPLPIFIPCHRVVFNGFYKDKNYIGGYNAGVDVKMFLLKHESVL
- the nadC gene encoding carboxylating nicotinate-nucleotide diphosphorylase; its protein translation is MNWLKIDEAIKSFLEEDIGWGDITSSGLPDDLNAKGFIKIKESGVVSGLFFAKRVFELLGIKEIILKAKDGDLVNKKDITMELQGNAKALLMGERVALNLIQSLSGIATETKFMLDKIKDYEVKLLDTRKTTPGYRFFEKYAVRTGAGTNHRFALYDMVLIKDNHINLYGSISKAVQEIRKNLSMAYKVEVEVSNFEQLEEALNLDIDMILLDNFGVEDAKKAIELIRKRSSIKIELSGEINKDNIETYAKTRPDYISSGAIIHSSKWLNASMDITI